In the Pongo abelii isolate AG06213 chromosome 2, NHGRI_mPonAbe1-v2.0_pri, whole genome shotgun sequence genome, AGGTGAAGAACTGCCCAGGTCAGGGGCAGCCCTCAACTCTCATCTGTGTCTGGAGGGAGGTGAGGCAGAGCGGGAGGGCACTCATGGGCCCACTGAGTGCCAGGGGTTGGAGGAAGCCCACAAAGCCCAGAGTTGTTAGTGCTTCTGCCATTTGTCCCCAAGGGGCAGGACCCTCCTAGTCAGATTGCTCAGAGGACCACTATGCTGGAAGCAGCTTGGAGGAGCTGGGAGGTGCCTGTGCCCTGGTCTTGGGAGCATACACCTAAGTTGGGATGGAGGAAAATCCACCTGTGGCTCTGGCTAGGCCGGGACCCAGAGGACATCCTCAGAGCCCAGGAGCCCTGGGATTATGTGAGAAGCCAGTCCTCACTTTGTATGTATCCAGGCAGCTCTCTGGTCTCGTAGTTATTGTCAGCATCCATGCTTCCTGACTGACTATGGCTGGCTGCCTCCTGCTGTCCCATTCTTGGCCTGTGGAGACTGCTTCATCCTGGGAaacccaggcccctcctccagagCTGCCTTTGCAGGGTCTTCACCTCTGGCTGGTTGGGGGCCACACAGAGGTGGGAGCAAGGAAGCCTGGGGTCCCGTCTCTCACTGGGGGCCACGGTAGGCAGTGTCCCTGCGGAGTGGCAGCGCCTTTCCCACAGGCCTTCTCTGTTTTATTGCACCCTCTAGTGGAGGAGAAGGTGAAGGAGCAGCTGGAGGCCGCCAAGCCCGAGCCCGTCATCGAGGAGGTGGTGAGTGCCTGGGCCACCCTGGCATCCTCGCTGCTTCTGTGTGTTCTGTTTCTCTTCGCCACTTGCTCTTCCTCTGCCCCCCATTCCTTCTTGTCACTTCTTTATTCCCTTCCCACCTGCCTCTTTGCCCTCATCCCTCTCCTTCCGCCTTCTCCTTCTCCCATTTCCCTCCTTCTTGAGCCTTCCCTCCCCCTTGTCCTGGGGCGGCCCCTCCACCCTGATGTGTGTCTCCTCCTTTCCCAGGACCTGGCCAACCTCGCTCCTCGGAAGCCTGACTGGTGAGTGTTGCCCGTGCAGGGCTGGTGCAGGCTGACTCGGGGGCTCTTGGTGCCAGCATGGGCCTGGGGCTTGGCCcttcctgccgtcacagtgcagAGACTGGCAGTACAGACATAGAGTTACATGAGATAGCTACTGTTGGAAACCAGTGCTGAGGAGGACATAAGTGGTGGGATGAGAGGAGTGATGGAGGGGGCTTAGGCGCGGGGAGCAGCAGGCCCCTCATGAAGGCCCTCCTGAGAGGTTGAGAGCCCATCTGCTCCAGAGCTCCCATTTGAGCAAGGCCAACCACTGTCCTTGGGGGccaggggtggagggaagggcagacacagttttctgttcctgttctACCACCATAGCTTGTTCCCTCTGGCCCTGGTTTCCTCCTCTCTGAAATGGAGGTCGTCATCCTTCTTGCTAGGctgagagagagtgggagagagggtGCTGTGGGCCGGGAGGCTTGTTGTCTGTCTTCACCTTGAGCCGGAGGTAGGGCTATATCCCTCTCGCCTGATTCTGGGTCGAGTTAACACCAGCTGTTTTAATTTGATGAAACAAAAGCATGGGGCATATGTCCTGGGAAACCCAGAGCCAGAGAGAACGGGCTGAGTGCTTGTGCACTTCTGGATGCCCACAGTGGAGGGGCTGGGCCAGTggctggaggaggagcagggcCCACAGTGGGCAGGAGCAAGTCACTCCCTGATGGTGACCAGAGGACCAGAGCAAGAGAGGGTCCCTGAGAAACCATCCACCTTTGCCTTAGCTCAGTCCCTTGTGTTGGGTGGGTTTGTGGTGCTAGTCCCCCTGCCTTAGTGGGACAGGGAATGATGGTTTGTGCTGGGTTTCGGAGGGTACGGAAGGGGAATGTCCTGGCCTCTTCCCCAGGGCAGCCCCCTCCAGCAACCGAGCATGACTCCTAATGCCAGAGGGCTGCAAGAGGGGAGGGGGCCCAATGCCACATCAGGTCAGCCTTCACCTTCCTgcttctccctgcctccctgctccAGGGACCTCAAGAGAGATGTGGCCAAGAAGCTGGAGAAACTAAAAAAACGGACTCAGAGGGCCATTGCTGAGCTAATCCGTAAGTGCAGTGCCTGGAAAGGTGGGGTCCTGCCCACTGGGTGGTGGCCCAAGCACAGGGCCCCTCCCCATCCCTTCTGTCTGCCTTCCATCCCAGGTGAAAGGCTGAAAGGCCAGGAAGATAACCTAGCCTCTGCAGTGGATGCTGCCACCGAACAAAAGGCCTGTGACTCCGACTGAGGCATGCCCTGCACCACCACTCGCCCATCAGGCCTGTCCTCCAGGGGATGGTCTTGGGCAGGGATGGGGGCTAGGCTTGCCATCACCTCCAGTTTGGCTTCTGAGCAGAGACTCCCTGCCTGTCAAGTCTGAAACCCCCATGGGTGAGGTCAGCTCCTTGTCTCCTGGGTGGCCCCTGCCATTCTGAATGGAGGCAGAACCAGCAACAACTCTGGGTGTGCTTGTGTCTGCACATGTGGATGTAcatatgtctgtatatatgtatatattttgaacttttttaaaaaaaatctggaaatagaGACAAGTAAACCCCTGTGTGTGGCAGAAATGTGTCAGATATTTCCTAGGTCTGAGGGTACAGTGGATTTGGGCTCCACAGGATGGAGACAGGGTGACTGCAGAGGTGGTACTTAATATGTATGAATAACCCCTGTGTTGGGCTGGGTTCTCTCACTCAAGGCTGCCTTCTGCGGCCAAGTCCTGGCCCAGTCCATGGTCAGTGCTGGTCATCTCAAGATCCTTGGGtgatagagacagagtctgagaaagttcttttaaGACCTCCCCCAGACCTAGGCCTTGTAGTAGTCTATGGAGTAGCTGGAGAGGCTCCCACCCTGGTCCTCTGGGGATCCTCACAGTGTGAGAGAGACTGGGCCTTGGCAAGCCCCAACTCAGGGCCACTCCAGATTTGATGTCTCTGGCACTGCTTTCCCCACTCTCCCCAGCCCCAGGCGGCCTCTGTCCCTACTCCACCAGTCAGAGCTAGACTGTGGCTCCCCTAGGACAGAGACCCTGCATGGGAGGGATGGCCCATTCTGCTAGAGACGGGGACGTTGTAGGCTGGGTTTCAGGTGTGGTTGTGGACCCTAGATCCCCAAGGTTCTGGCTTTAGGACATGAGCCTTCTCTGTGGAACTGACTCTCCAGGGTACCTGGCTGGCTGCATCATCTCTGACTGCAGTACCAGTGGCCAACTGGACTTGCATCTCCTCCAGGATGCTTACACCCTTGAGTTTCCTTTGGGATTTCTCCTtgagcctcctgcctctgccctaaGCCATCTAGTGTGTTCTTCCTCTCCACAGTGTTCCAGAAACACAATGGCCCATCTCTGGCAGACAGTGCCAAGTACCCTGGTCATAGAGGCAGAGTGGGTTTGTGCACACAGAGACTAGCACGCTCACAACCAATGAAAAACCCTTTAAGTTAAAATTATGCAACTATTCTTGGAAGGTAATTCCTGTgtggaaaagaaacagaaacttctAGCTGTGGGTGAGGGCTAAAGTGGTAGCTGGCCACCTTCTGCATTGAGTAGTAAGACAAGACCAAGACCCTGACTCCCACATGGGGCAGAAACCCTTCCAGTATTTCCTAGGTCCAGGGGTACATGCAGGACTGGAGCCAGGCTCCCTCTGTCCAGTTGGTAAAACTGGAGCTGGGCTTTTTTTCCTATGAACAAAAGGGTGAAAAGACTCCCTGCGTCTCCTGGGATTGCAGCTGGAAACAGGATCCATGTCTGTAGCAGTTGAAGGACTTGGTTACCTGGTGACTGGCAACTAAGCTGCCACTCAGCATCAGCTCTGGGACTAGAGTAGGGTTATCCCCCAGTACGACAGTCCCGAGAGCTAATGAAAGGTGTGCTTCTGGTTTTATGACCCTGAGTGTTGTcctagaaggaaaaacaaagtacCATGCGTCATGAGTACTCAAACAAAATTTGCAAAATACACGAGAAAATCCAATGCCTTGAAGAATGACCAGTAACCCAAGTGGGAGGATTTATACCCAAGGAAACCGAAATAGTAACAGCCTACaaggttttaaaaatgagcattTGTTTTTACGTCAGATAAAAGAGGGTGTGGTACCCTTAAGAACAGAGATTAGACATAAGAAAGAACTGATTAgaaattttggaaagaaagaataCAGCTCTTAAAATAAGAAACTCACCAGAGAGCTAAGTATTAACTTACAGTCCAAGAAAGGATTAGTAAATTGGAAGTTAAAGCTGAGACGGTCATGAGAAGGTGGCAGTGAGAGATAAAGAGGGCGAGTTGGAGGGTAGCTTGAGAACCTTGTTATACTGATACATGTCCTATAGATGACAGgagttccaagaaaaggaaaccAGAGAGAGAAGGTACTTGAAAGAATGGCcaaccacttcttttttttccgagacaaagtctcactctgtcgcccaggctggagtgcagtggcaccatctaggctcactgcaacctctgtctcccgggttcaagtgattctcctgcctcagccacccaagtagctgggattatagatgcgtgccaccatgcccagctaatttttgtatttttactagagacagggtttcaccatgttggccaggctggtctcgaactcctgacttcaggtgatccatctgcctcggcctcccaaagtgctgggattacaggcatgggccactgcacccagctggccaGCCACTTCTGTTTCTAGTTTCATGGTGGAATAGTTACCTGAACTGATCCTCTCTTTGCAAACAGCTAAAAATACTAGGTAAATAAAgaataacaacaaatattttaaaaatacagcaatGAGCTGGCAAGAAAATAAGGAATACTTTGGCAGAATGTAAAAGAGGTAGCAGAATGCCAAAGTCTGACCTTTGCCTTGAGGGTATTTGACAAACCAGGTGAAACTGAACATTGTCTTTTGGGGTTCTTGATGCCTGGGCTCAAGACAAACCAAAACCTTTGCAAAATGAGGGCCCTAATAGAACCGTCCATAAAGCTGGGGCCCCAAAGGGTGACACCATCTGTGAACTAATAGCAAATCTGCCCTCCTGGCATCCCATACAAAAGTTAAACCTTGCCACTTACTGAACTGAAAAAAGGTCTTTGAAAACTGAGCCAGCCTTCACGTGGGTTTTTGTACATGAGAATCCCAAGAATTTAAGTGGCCCCACTGGTCCCAGAATGTTGGAAGTCTCAAACACttgatagaagaaaatatagatccTACCTGGACAAAACTTTATTCATATCAGTTCTCAAAGAATTCTCCCTGATAAAGTTCCAAGACATATGAGAATCTTAGGGCCTACTCAGTGACCCTGGATGGACAATGACTCTCAAGGATCATCCCCAAACGTGACGTGGGCCACTTCACGATGTACTGCCTCACCACTGCTGAGTATGATGGGCACAGCACCTGTCTCTCCCCACAGTGCGACTAGGACTCTGGCCCCATGTAGGACGATGGCTTGCTGGGAAATGAGCATCAAAGGAAGGGAGCAATAAATTGTGAGCCAAGagctttaagttatttttaaaatagaaaagagaaatgaacagGTTGCGGAAAAGTTCATCAGACACACAAGGTAACAGAGCCTCAGGTGCAAAATAACCAACATCAAAAATAACATGGTAGAACCAGACTGATAAAGACTTCAGACATCAGAATTATCACCCATGGAATTTAGGtatgtttaaaaattacttaagaaAAAAGATGCGAACATAGCAGATTTGCAAAAGAACCAAACCAgtattctggaaataaaaaatacagtagtCTGGCCCCCACCCCCGGCATCTTCAGTTTCcctttctgtggtttcagctacCTGTGGTCAACCATGTCCGGAACTATCCCATGCAATAAGATACtttgagagagaccacattcacataaattTTATTACTGTATATTGTTATGATTGTTTTCTCATTAGTTATTGTTAATTtgttactgtgcctaatttataagttaaactttatcataggtatgtatgtataagaGAAAacatatatagggttcagtactcgCCACTATTTCGGGCATCCACTGGGgttgggggtcttggaacatacccCCAGGGATAAGGAGTGACTGTATAGCACTATAGTGTATTATGGCAGTTAAAAACCTTGTATCTGTGAATCAGACAAAGGTGAAGAGACAATTAGTGAATGGGAGGCTAGATCTGAAGTTTTCCAAAATGCAGCCCAGCAAGATAAACAGTGATATTGTAAAGCAAGAGGCTGAGAGACATGGAGAGTAGAATGAAGAGATCCAACATAAGGTGACGGAGTTCCaggtgggaaaagaaaaaaaaaaacagtgaaaatgaggcagaagcaatatttaaaaacagTGGCTGAGAACTTTCCAGAACTTTTGAAAATCACCAATTCACAGATTCAAGAAGACCAGCAAGTCTAAGCAGGTTAATAGGAAGAACTATACATCCaaatgttctgtttcttcatctgggtGATGATTAGGTATTTTTACTTTATGAATATTCATTGAACTGTATACATGTTTtatgcactttattttttatttttatttttattaagtatttattgatcattcttgggtgtttctcggagagggggatgtggcagggtcataggataatagtggagagaaggtcagcagataaacacatgaacaaaggtctctggttttcctaggcagaggtccctgtggccttctgcagtgtttgtgcccctgggtacttgagattagggagtggtgatgactcttaaagagcatgctgccttcaagcatctgtttaacaaatacatcttgcaccacccttaatccatttaaccctgagttgacacagcacatgtttcagagagcagggggctgggggaaaggccatagatcaacaatATCCCAAGGCAGacgaatttctcctagtcagaacaaaatggagtctcctatgcccacctctttctacacagacacagcaacaatctgatctctccttcctttccccacacttccccccttcttttcaacaaaaccgccatcgtcctcatggcccgctcccgatggtcgctgcctcttcggagctgttgggtacacctcccagacagggcggccgggcagaggcactcctcacctcacagacggggcggccgggcagaggcgctcctcacctcccagacggggcggccgggcagaggcgctcctcactccccagatggggtggccgggcagaggcgctcctcacttcccagacggggtggccgggcagaggcgctcttcacttcctcccagatggggtggccaggcagaggcgctcctcacttcctcccagacggggtggcagccaggcagaggtgctcctcacctcccagacggggtggccgggcagaggcgctcctcactccccagatggggtggccgggcagaggcgctcctcacttcccagacggggtggccgggcagaggcgctcttcacttcctcccagatggggtggcagccaggcagaggcgctcctcacttcccagacagggtggcggccgggcagaggcgcgcctcacttcccagatggggcagccggggagaggcgctcctcacttcctcccagacagggtggcggccagtcagaggcgctcctcacctcccagactggacggccgggcagaggtgctcctcatctcccagatggggcggccgggcagaggtgctcctcacttcctcccagatggggtggcggccgggcagaggcactcctcacctcccagacggggcggctgggcagaggggctcctcacatcccagatgatgggcagccaggcagagaggctcctcacttcctagacggggtggcggcagggcagaggctgtaatcttagcactttaggaggccaaggcaggcggctgggaggtggaggttgtagcgagctgagatcacgccactgcactccagcctgagcaacattgagcattgagtgagcgggactccgtctgcaatcccagcacctcgggaggccgaggcgggcagatcactccaggccaggagctggagaccagcccggtcaacatggcgaaacccggtctccaccaaaaatacaaaaaccagtcaggcgtggcggcacacgcctgcaatcccaggcactcggcaagccgaggcaggagaatcacaggagcccgaggcagggaggttgcagcgagcggagttcacggcagtacagtccagctttggcaacagagggagaccaaaaaaagaaggagaggggagaggggagaggggagaggggagaggggagagggtttTATgcactttttgtatgtttattctaAATAAgcaaatttacttaaaaaaattctacaCTTTTTATTAATCATCAGTTGCTACACATAAATTACCCAAAACTTGGgggcttaaaataacaaacacTTATTAcctcagtttctgtgggtcaggaatcagGAGTGGCTTAGCTGGGTAAGTCTAGCTTGGGGTCAGTTGTGAAGCTGCACTCATCTGAAGGCtggactggggctggaggatctgtTTCCAAGATGACTCATGGGGCTTTTGATTGGTGGCCCCTGTGTCTTGCCACATGGACCTCTCCATCGGCCTGTATGTTCTCAAGACATGGCAGGTGGCTTTCCCAGAGTGGCAATCTAAGAGAGAAGGCAGGAGGGAGCGTTGTGGGGCTTTCTTATGGTCTGGCCTTGGAAGTGATATTCTGCTACATTCTGtttgttagaagcaagtcactacgCCCAGCCCACACTTAGAAGAATTAGGTTCCACTTCCTGAAGGGAGGACTGTCTAAGAATTTGTGGACTTATTTAAAAACTACCACATACTTAATCACATTGTAATAACATTAAAGAGCACAAAGACCAAGAAAATACCTTAAAATCAGAGAAAGGACATACTGCCTTTCAAGGAGCAACGTAGCAGCAGATATCTCAGCTATAACCAGTGTAAATAGGAATGAAAGAAAGTTGTCATCCTAGAATTGCATACTCAGGGAAAATATGAgacgtgttttttgtttttttgcagagatggggtctcactatgttgcccaggaggatcttgaactcctgaactcaagtgatctgcccaccttggcctcccaaagtgctgggattacaggcatgagccactgcacctggcctaagatGTTTTTAGACCAACACAGTCAGGGATTCTGTCACCAGCAGACTCTCACTAAATGAAAATCTattttggggtaatgaaaatgttctaaaagtgATTGTGGTTGCACAAATCTGTGAATATGCTGAATATGCCAAgagccattgaattgtacactttaatgggtgggctgttttttaaaaatgaaattagcattctccttttaaaaaaatcataaagaatattttcagaCTGAGGGGCACAATCCCAGATGGAAAGTTCAGAGAAAGGAAGTATAAATGTAAATAAGCACTGACCTTGTAAAACAAGAATGTGTTGTGGGGTAAAGCAGGGGCTATTTAGAATACATAACAACAATGGTATGTAAGTTCAGAGGTAGGAGGTTGTTGGGGTTACAGTCCTTGAAGACGCTCACTCAGGAAGAGGGATAAGACTAGGAAATAGGCCTGTTGACATTTCTAGGGTAACCTGAAAAGAGTAGAAACAGAGTGTACCACTTTCAGAGGaggagatgagagaaaaaaaaaaacagaatgagaaaaaagtaactatccaaaagaaagcagagagaaaaggtGGATTGAGTAGTTGAATCCAGATATATCAGTAATAGCAAGGTACtagactgcttttctttttttttttctttaagctcagtttactgaatttaaaaaaacctgaagccgactgggtgcagtggctcatgcctgtaatcccagcacttaaggaggatGAATTTGCTTGAGTctcaggcagattgcttgaacccaggagttcaagaccagcctgggcaacatggtgaaactccgtcttctacaaaaataaaaaataaaaaaattagccaggcggggtggtgcctgcctgtagtcgcagctacttgggaggctgaggtgggagatcatgtgagcctgggaggtctgCCTCATAAATtaatagaaagaaacaaagattaaTGGGACTAGAAAAGCTCTATCAAGCACAGGATCAACAAAAGAAAGTGGAGGTGGCAGGAGTGAGGCCAGGCAAGGGAGACTTTCAGAAGTGTCATTAGCTACACCACTGTACTGTGGAGCAGTGGGACCTCTCACCCAGAGCCGTAAGAGTGTGAAATGTGTAACCACGTTGGGAAAGTTGACCATGTGCACGCTGGGACCCATCAGTTGCGCCCTTAGTGCACTAGAAAACTGTTGTGCATGTACACCAGGAGACAGGGACAGAAATGCTTGTAgaagcattgtttgtaatagcacggacacgtgtgcacacacaaacacactaaaTCAAAGCCAGAATGTGGTAATAATAAGTTGTCATTCTGAAAGTGCGATGTTCCATAGCTGTGAGAAGAGCTACAGTCATGTGCAACAAATGGATAGATGTTGAAAGAAGCAAGTCACGGAAGAAATAGAGTATGAGCCATTTGTGTGACGTTCCAAACAGGTGGAGTGAGACAATGTAAGGACACACGCAGGTGGTAAGACCAGGGCAGAAGAGCAAGGTGGTGATCGTCAACTTCAGGCTTGTAGTTAGCTCTGGAGAGGGGCCCTTTGAGATAATGGCAAAGTGTTTTTCTTGGCTTGAGTGATGGGAATTTAttctctttatgtatttatttttatacacctTGCTGTATATGCTGTATTTCAACATacagccttatttttttttctatctatctgtctgtctgcctatctatctatctatctatctatctatctatctttctatctatctatatttagaGATGgattctctgtcacccaggctggagtgcagtggcacgatctcagctcactgcaacctttgcctcccgggctcaagcagttctccaacctcagcttctcgagtagctgggactgtggctgtgtgccaccatgcctattttttttttttttttttttttggtgatgaagtcttgctctgtcggcacgctggagtgcagtggtgcgatcttggctcactgcaacctccgcctcctgggttcaagcgattctcctgcctcagactcccgagtagctggaactacaggcacatgccaccatgcccagctaatttttgtatttttagtagagagagggtttcatcatgttggccaggatggtctgtatctcttgacctcgtgatccacccgcctcggcctcccaaagtgctggcattacaggtgtaagcccgcgccattttttaatatttttagtagagacagggtttcaccattttggccaggctggtctcaaactgacctcaagcgatcctcctgcctcaacctcctaaagtgctcagattataggcatgagccaccgcgcccagcctattttttctttttttaagagcagttttactACCTCTGCAGTTTGACTCCAGTGTTCTAGATGAGAACATCGaagctaaagggaaaaaataacacAGGCTACatgtaaaaattttaagagaTTACCTACAAAGGAATTAGTTTCGCTTTTCATCAATAGATACCAGAAGACAGTTTTCCTAAGTGCTCAGGAAACAAATGTCAAGTCTGCTCAGTTACCGTAAGTAGGGGCATGACAGACGTTTCCAAGCTTATGACACTAAGTGTTTACCATGCACTGATCTTTGCTGAAAGAACTAAAGGATGGGATGCTGAGCAAAAACCATTCTGGGAGCGGGGAGTGGATATGGGAATCGGGACTGTTTGGCAGCCACCCACGACTGGGCGTAAGCAAGAAGAGGTTTTATTGTCTTGTGTTAAGTCCAAGGTGGTACCATGGCTCCCTGAGGCCACCAGGGATGTGAGTCCCTTCTGTCTCCCCAGTTGCCATCCTCATCTCCTCATGGGGGCTTCTGCCCCATCACAGATTCGAGGTACCGGCAGGAGGAGAAGGGCAAAGGGCAGGCCAGCTGAGGAAACCCTGGCTTCAACCCTGTCCACAGGCATGTCTTCACTTCGCATTGGCCATGACTGTGTCAGCAGCCGCGAAGTCTCCGGATATGGGTGTTTTAAGCTGGGCACTTTGCCAATGAATTGAGACTGTCTGAGGAAGGTAGAAGatcctgggaatgcagccagcAGTGAGCTACAGGGTGCAGGGAAGAGTGGTGTGCAAAGAGACTGGCAAACGCTGGAAAGATGGATACCATTGATGAGCCTCTAGGAAGACTGACACAAAAGAGAAGTCAAATTACGAATATCAGCAATGAAATAAGGGCATCATACTCCAAAGACATCAGGAGGACAGGAAGAGGACACTGTCAATAACCGTACCCACATCAATTCCACAGGTTGTTCAAAGGGGCCAGTTTTTTGAAAAGCACAAATACCACACCTCAGCCAAGATGAAACAGATAATTTAAATAGCTCTATTACTGTTAAGGaaattgaatttattattttaaagcctTGAAAAACCTCCAAGCCCAGGTGTTTCATTGGAGAATTGATAGGTTTAATGTAACTGTTACCAAAagcccagtgatttttttttctggatataaagattattctaaaatgtatatagaaaggTAAAGGAACTGGAATGGCTAAACAATTTTTAACTAGAAGAAAAAAGCATTAGGAATACTACTCATTTCACTACCTATTGTGGGCTTACTTTACAGTAATAGCAGTCAAGATTGTGGTGTTGGTGGAAAAAGAGGCAGACCAACAAGACAATACACAAGCACAgccaactgttttttgttttgttttgttttgttttttgtttttgagacacagggtcttgctctactctacccaggttggagtacagtggggagatctcagctctctgcagcctcaacctcccagactcaagcgatcctcccacctcagcctcctgagtagttgggactacaggtgcgtgctatcacacctggctaatttttgtattttcggtagagatggggttttgcctcattgcccaggctgaccaactgatttttgacaaaggtgcaaaacaCATTGATTGGAGGAAGGAcagtcttcaacaaatggtgctggagcaaaGGGAAATTCATaggcaaaaaaagcaaacaaaaaaacccaagccTGAACCTCAGATcttaatacaaaattaactcaaactgTACTGCggccttaaatgtaaaatgtagaaCTATGAAATTTTAGAAGTAAATGAGAAAACCTTCAGGACCCACAGCTTGGTCAAAAGTTCTTGGACCTGAgatcaaaagcacaatccataaagaaaaaagttgataAAT is a window encoding:
- the CCDC12 gene encoding coiled-coil domain-containing protein 12 isoform X2 gives rise to the protein MQDGRKGGAYAGKMEVTTAGVGRLEEEALRRKERLKALREKTGRKDKEDGEPKTKHLREEEEEGEKHRELRLRNYVPEDEDLKKRRVPQAKPVAVEEKVKEQLEAAKPEPVIEEVDLANLAPRKPDWDLKRDVAKKLEKLKKRTQRAIAELIRKCSAWKGGVLPTGWWPKHRAPPHPFCLPSIPGERLKGQEDNLASAVDAATEQKACDSD
- the CCDC12 gene encoding coiled-coil domain-containing protein 12 isoform X1; the encoded protein is MPGLGRATHPLQGRRLRQTQACAMQDGRKGGAYAGKMEVTTAGVGRLEEEALRRKERLKALREKTGRKDKEDGEPKTKHLREEEEEGEKHRELRLRNYVPEDEDLKKRRVPQAKPVAVEEKVKEQLEAAKPEPVIEEVDLANLAPRKPDWDLKRDVAKKLEKLKKRTQRAIAELIRKCSAWKGGVLPTGWWPKHRAPPHPFCLPSIPGERLKGQEDNLASAVDAATEQKACDSD